Genomic DNA from Oryza sativa Japonica Group chromosome 5, ASM3414082v1:
caatcgctcctcctcctctttcctcAATCGTTCTTCCTCCTCACGCTTCTTCCGTTCCTCAGCTTCCTGCCTCCTGGCAAGTGCCTCCTGCATCTCCCGCACGTGCTTCGGGAGCTTCTTCATGTCAACCTTCCCTTTAGGAGCTTCTACagccttttcctcttctttcttagCATCTGCCTCCTTAGCTGCtgccttcttctccttctccttttccttcttcttcttcttcttcttggctgCAGCAGATTCCACCTCTCCTTCCCCAGCCTTACCATCCTCTGCGGTTTCAGTATCTTCCTTCACCATTGCCGCAGCAGGTGGCGCCTGGGGCAGAACCTCCTTCTCCTTTTCTGCTGGCGTTGGGCCCTCACCAAGCTCAGCGAGAAGCTTATCCAAATCCTCCTCTTCCTGAGCTGTCCTtccactcttcttttttttcttcttcgatTTCTTGCCTTCCGCATCATCCACACTGGTTGAGGCGGCCACATTACCCACATCTTTCACCGCCTCAGGCTCAGGCTCAGGATCGTCGACAGGAGGTGGCTGGTCCTCAAACTCTGCGAGGATCTTGTCTACGTCCTCATCATCGACGGTAAAGCctcccttctttttcttcttctttgattTCTTTCCTAAGGCATCATCTGCATCAGGGGCAGGCACCTCTTCCACCGGCTCAGCCTCTTCGGTGGGAGGAGAAGTATCGTCGATCTCGGCGAGGAGCTTGTCAATGTCCTCATTGTCCACAGTAAAGCCgcccttctttttcttcttcttctgaggCTTTTTggaagctgcagctgcagcagcctCGTCGTCGTCTGCCTCATCAGCAGCGGCGGCTGGGGGCGGCGGGGCAGGCTTATCTAGGTCGAGGTCGTCGTGTTCCAGAGGGACTGGGCGAGCTCCCTtgtccttcttctttttcttcttcttggctTTGCTGAAGTCGAAATCGAGGTCGTCGTCCTCGGCGTCTGATTTGGCGGCGGCATCGGGCTCGACGGGGGCGGGGGCAGGGGCGGgggcctcgtcgtcgtcttctcccTGGTCCTCGTCGGCCGCGAGGGCGTCGAAGGCGCTGAAGGAGctcacggcgccgccgccgcccttcttcttcttcttcttaccGGTCAAGACGAGGTTGATgggctcctcgtcgtcgtcgtcgtccccgggcgggggcgggggcgcggggggctcgtagtcgtcgtcgtcgggcagGGCGGCCTTGGCGCCCTTCTTGCCCTTCTTGCCGCCGCCCTTCTTGATGGGCTTGTCCttgtcggcggcgggggcgggggcggcgtccTCCTGCGGGAAGGAGTACTCATCGTCATCGATGGCGACGTTCTTCTTGCGACCcatcggcggcgagcggggggATCGGCGGGGTTGGGGGTTGGGGGGGTGTAGGGTTTGGAGAGTCGGCGTGTGTGTGTTAGGGTTTGGGggcggagatggagatggagatcgaGGTTCCTTTCCTTTGCTCCTTTGCTAATGCTACTCAGCAATCGGAAGGAGACGGGAAACCCACCCAACCCCCACCAAAAGCCCAAACGAAACGGGATACTGCTGTACTGCTCCACAATACAACCAAAACCAAAACAGGATGCGTTTCTTTATTGGTGAAAACGGAACGGATTCGGATGAATAATAGCTATACTATAtcctaaaccatattttttaagcgGATGCGGATGACGtatggatgcggatgcggagcgGATTATTTCGGACGTCGGATTCGGTGCGAACTCGGTTCAGAAACGGACAAAAAGTTATCGGATGTCAAGTTTGTATTCAATCCATACATCAAGAGGGCGGCAATACAATTTGCCCCAATACGATGGCAAAACATCATTAGTTCATTGCGTTCAGTTCAATAGCAATAGTATAACTATAAGTAATAAGTGTTCGGTTCAATAGTTCACTAGTCAAAATAATCCAAGATATATCCACGATCCATCAAAAACATAATATAAGTGTTCAGTTCAATAGTTCACCGGTTACTGCATAGCttaaaatgtaaaaataaaagtCATCGGCATGAGGCAAGCCATACAAGCATACAACAACAGCAAGCATAGAGCAGTAGAGCACCCCTATGCAGTGCTACACGCAGCATACTGCATACAGGAATACAGCAGTAGTAGTACAGGTGTACAGCACAAAACACACAACAGTGAGCGGCGGCGCTAGCAGCCTCCtgcagccggcggtggcgctagCCGAGGAGGAACGGCTGGCGCGTGTTGGGGAGGAGGATCGGCCTGGCGCGTGTTGGGAAGGAGCGGCCACCGCGCAGGGTCGCCGTCGTGCCGTGCCGCCGCGCTACTCTCTCCGACTCCTCGACTGACAACTGAGGGACGGCACACAGAGAGAGCCAGAGACGGATCTGGGGGATGAGGAGAGGATTAGATTAGGCCGGGTTGGGCTATTGGGCTAGCTAGGTGGGCCTGAAAGTTGTTGTGTGGTCTGAAATTTGCGGATTATCCGCCAAACAGTACATCGGATAATCCGATTAAAATATCGGATAATCCGCATCCGTCGGATATCGTTCATACCGCATCCGCATCCGGCCAGATATCTAAAAATCCTTACCATATCCTCACATCGGACAGATTCAgagcggatcggatcggataatatccgctccgttttcacccctacgtTTCTTACTACGCCTCCGCTTCCtcttcgtttttataattttttttttcaatatgaaTCATACTAATATAAACTTCACCCATCAATTTTTAactcacttttttttaaaaaaagctttGTTTGAGTGTATTAGAGACTTTAGAGTTCGTATCACGCAATAATGGACCTGTTTGGCTGCCTGTGCTGTGGTTGTGGCGCAGCCGGCACTAACAGTGCCGCACACACACGGCGCAGCCGCAGCTGCAACCACCGCAAATAGACAgccgaacaggcccaaccataaCCAATCTCACTTGCATCAGGTTAGATAATCATGACTTGTCTACAGCTTACTTGCTCTAGATCTTTATCCATAGAGTTGGAGCCAAATCAAGAACTACTTGATTTTGATTGTTTTAAGAACAGGATGGGTGGATTTGCTATACAAAATACATACAAAGGATAAAGATATATTTCCCACCTCTAAAATTCTGACATTGTATCAAATTTAGAGCTCTAGCAAACTAGCATGGACTATGGATAGGGGAGGCCTCCcccatcccccccccccaaaaaaaaacacgcaCACAACAATAGCAACAGCTTTGTTGGTGTGGCTTTATAAACTGATGCCTTCTTTCTTAATAAATTTTGACCGGCAAAagtattatctaaaataaaaatatctaaTAACCATATATCTTTCTGTATCATAATTTAAAATAGAGTGAATTGCACATTGGACTACCTTTTATTACCATAGTTACACATTGGACTAGGGACAAAGtaatattttcactttggactaaaTAATTTTACACAAGTTTCAGATTGGGCCGGTGTTTcctccatctcccctctcttctcttcttcattgAGCTGAAGCCACTGTACGTGAGCTTGAGCACTACCATGTCCTCCCTTTATTGATACTAAAACTAGCATGTTAGGTAAGGTGATACGATTAGTTTAATttagggtgaatagctaatttagtccctcaagttttaccgaaggctcaatttggtccttcacgtttcattttgtccacatagctcctctaaatatttattttggcttgaaatcatccttgggcccacttaatatgccatatggctatttctagtcaatatttctattagaaaatatcccttttgcccttaatttgtatactatatactagaaaagaggaaaccaagatgaataaacaacattgcagatgtacttcccattatttcaacatgtgcacatgaaacttaagcaattgctatcgtatagtacataatttattttcgttTTACATAATTTACTATGCATTATCTATAAATAAAATCAAGCATGTAATTTTTgttttatatatgtgaatgatggggatataagtgtcatttatcaagagagttgttggttcaaggataagtttgaactaaaataaaaacttgaaggactaataAGGATAGATTGAAACATCAAGGACTAAATTGAGCCTCAGATAAAACTTGAAGGACCACTTTGGCTATTCACCCTTTAATTTAGTCATTAGCATACTAAAGTCTTCATCTTCCCCATGTGTGGTTGGGATTGAGCTCTCTGGTGAAAGCAACCTGCATACTCGACCCCAATTACTTTGCCTATTCTAGTCCCTGACGAAGTGTTGTAGTACTGCTCCCACGCTCGAGCTCAGGCACCAGCAATGACTTCAGCATTATCACCATGCACTTCATCTCAGCTTGAGCACCTGTACCGGTGCTGAACCTGTGATGATTTGCTACTCTTCCCTCCAGATTGGATAGGGTGATTGGAGTTTGGAAAACTGTCGTACTTCTACCTCCTCCTGATCGGTGATAGCATAACAAGAACAGGTTGGGAGAGAGATAATAAGGCTGCCTGACTCGGAGAAGATGAGGGGTGGTGCAGAGTGAAACAAATGGCAAGGTTATGTGGTGCAAAGTGGAAATCATGGCTAAGACCTTGTCCAAGCTGCAACAAGGGTAAAAATACATGACCCAAactgcaatttactctttaaaatatctactattataaaaattgaagatgttttttccggtactttggtacgtcatccgtgtatccgtgtatgagtcggtttttaagtttgttcgtttttggaaatacagatatGTATTTGAGTcaggttttaagttcgtttttTGGAAATGCATGAGCAATCGTATAAGATATCTCTCTAAAAActtacatgctaacttgaggtgattggactcctaattgcagctcatgattgaaataaataaatatatacattGTAGCTGTATCATATACCTATTAAGTATTATCATTTTCTTTACATTGATATGATATATTATCTATGAAAAACCTTTAAATTTTCGTATATTTTTatactactatttttttatcataatcATTTGATAAGTTGACTCCCCTAATACTCAGATCCTAGTTTCGTCACTGGTCTTGGTCTCCTACACTTCTGCAAACTAAAGTTAACTAGAGTCCGGTTTCTCTTCAGCTCACCAGTGTACAAGTTCAGGTTCAGACATTATTTTCTCTGTATTTCAAGTACTCCAAAATCGGCAAGTACATTGACCGTCTTGAACAAGGGAGAAACACCAGGTATTGATCACAAGGGAAGGCACAAGAAagatataggagtatatatgaAACAGCAATTGCAAGTAGCAGTATCTTTACCGGTTAACAAAAACGATTAATGCCAGAGGCAGAAACCCAATCTGTCCTAGGACTCCTACCTACATCTACAGATTTTGTTATGTTTTCTGTCTTGTCTTGAGAGACCCCAAAATTCCCAGATCCACCTTATGTCCTCGACCCTGAATCAGATTTGGGAGTCTGTACCGTGTAGAAAAATACAGTATACTAGTAGTACATCCCTCGGCAGAAATAAATGGCGAGGGCAAagaagcagctgcagctgcagcagcaccAGTACTGAACAGCAGCTAAACAAATTGTACCGGTGCAGCAGCTAAATAAATTGTCTTGGATTTCCCACATTTCTAGCTTCCTATAAACTATTGTTATTGTTCATGGAGGCAATGTCATGCTTTGCTCTTGAACTTCCTATGTGCCTTGAGGTCAATTACAACGACAGTGATGTTGTCCTTGCTCCCCTTCTGTAGGGCAAGCTTGGACAAGTAGTCGGCAGCTGCTTGAGCAGCCGGATCTGAAGAATCACCGCTTATTTGGGCCGATGACGTTGATGCGGTGGCCGCATTCTTCTTGTGCCATAGTAATATCCTCTTGCGAGCAGCATCACAGACCTCTTCGTTCGACATTACATCCCAAAGGCCATCACTTGCAAGAATAAGGCAATCATCGTCTTTTGCACGAGCGACAACTGTGACCTCAGGGACCGGGATTATATATGGCTTCAGGTATTTGTCCCCTGCAAATACATCAATGCACAGACCAGAAGTATTGGCAAGCGCACCaataaatcaaacataatttatCTACTTTGAACTTTGAAGTATCAACAAAAGCCATATATTAAAGACATTGAAATCAAATTACCAGTCACAGAATAACATGTTAAGAGCAACAAAAACTGACAGGATACATGAACACTGGAACTAATAAACCGGGGTACAACAGAAGAATAGCATGATGTTATGATTCTCTCTCTAGTTTGAAGCATCAATACAGCAAAAGCGAATCAGAGTAAATGCTGATGAAAGAGTTATTCAAGTCTTGTGATATATATTGGGCCAGGCTTTCTCCCTTAAGATTCAATGGGAAGAAACCTCATCTGACTGCAACAGTAAATTAACAAATATGATTGACTGCTGTGCAGCAACATGGGTGAAGGTGTGAAGCTAACATCCAAAGCTCAATTGATGCACAATGGCACATTATTACATCAGTCCTTACAATCCTCGATATAGTACAGCTGTTCCTTGATCACAATGAATGCAAACAATGGCTTATACAGCTGTCGTGTAGTTAGTGACTCATCCTAGTGTTTGGTATGACAGAAATCACTACTTTGAAGTATTCTGCCATTTAGTATTACTCTTAATATTTTTCCATCAAGGTGATCTCAATGTCTAAGTCTCTCATATTCTCTTATATTTTCCTATTGTGAACTGCATGTATACTCACCAAACGCCTATACCAGTATCGCATATGGCAACATAGCTAACAAATATAGAAATATATGCCTGAATCATAGCATCGCAAATCACTTAACAGTATGACTAGGAACAAACTAACAAAGTAATTAGCCGAGGAGCTCTCTCTGCCACCATAGGTACAAACTCACTACCAGTTGCAAACAATCGCATTGATGCAAGGTATTTGTAAATAAACTTGGGGGTACAATGTCATTACACCAGGGAGCAACAATCAGCCAGTGATTTTTCACTTAGAAAAGTCACAAACCCTAGAGCACCATATATCATCACAATTCAGAACAAAATAACAAAATGAACCAGTCAAGAGACTTTTCCTTTGACACATCAATTACCCAATCAGCTATCATCAGCACAGTCACATCAGTAAAGTTGGAGAAGCATAAACAATGAAGCACAAACAAACACTGGTTCAATTATGTCAAAAGGGTGAGAATGCATACCGATTGATCGCGACATGGCAAGAACACCGAGAACTCGATAACCATTCCATTGGATAACCTTGCCACCCAGCGCCTCAATCCTCGCGTACTCGTCTTCCCTATTTGGCTGAAGCACGAAGAAGAACAAGGCAATTCGTATCCAATTATCCTCAGGACTCGAGTCAATTACTCATACATGGAATCAATGGGAGTCCATGGCTTACTTTATGATCTAGTGACAGGGGCAGGGGCTGCTTGCCCCGGCAGAGAACAGCACGCGAGTCACCGCAGTTGGCTACGATGACATGTGACGAGCAAACGACTGCGACGACAGCAGTTGACCCCACGGTGTCTGGAGCAACAGGCGGTGCTCCAGACGCAGCATTTCCTCCCACCTCAGCGTCAACACGACTGAAGCAATCCACGAACGCCTTCTCCCACAGCTTCTTGGACTCAAGGCCAGATAAGTCAGAGCCACACGCGTCGTCCTCCGCTCTACGCAGCTCCTCTGTCAGTACGGCGTGGATCCTCTTCCTGCAGTAATTGGCAACCTGCAACAGATGAGAGCATGGAGAAAAGGTTATCATCGGTGTGTTGGATTCGTTTAATGTGCTGTGACTGTGATGAGGCAAAAACAAAAGCAAAGGGAACCTGAACGCCACCGTGGCCATCGTAGACGGCGAAGAAATGGGCTGGAAGGCGGAAGGAGGCCCGGTCGAGGCCGTCGACTGCCGCGTCGCCGGCAACCATCCACAGAGGAAGGTCGAAAAATCGCGGGACCACGGCATAGTCGTCCTCCATCTCCGGGCGGCGGCCGCAAATGGACTCCAGCCCCCAGAGCGGAACGCAGTCCATGGCGAACACGCTCCTCGCAGTGGCCCCCACAGCCCTCGGCTCGGCAGcctccgcgacggcgacggaggcggcggtgaggtCGTCGAACAAGACGGCGGGCCCCGCGAGGAGCGAAGTGCCTAGCTCGGCGAAGCCCTCGAAGTCGGCGCTGGCGACGCTGCTGCAGTCGCTGGCGACGGAGCACGGGCTCCCGCAGGCGGAGTCGTCTCcgggggcggggacgggggcggtgaggggcggcagcgcggcgcccAGAGCCTCTTCCAtggcctcggcgacggcggcggcggcggctaagagCGTGAAGCTAAGCGTGGGGGCAGGAGGAGCGGCGGGCAGGGCGAGGTCCTCCATGGGAatgagagagggggaggggcggagtAGTGTCAGAGGTGGTGGGGATCGGCATGGTGTGGTGGAGTGGAGGCGCGATGGCGAGCAGGCGGTGGGCGTGGGGGCCTACTCATGGGCGGATCTGGAGCGAATCCAGAGGTAGGTGAGGGAGGGAGATGGCGGCTCACGGGAGGTGCCCTGGGGAAGAAGGAATTGAAGCAGCAGCGCCGGACTCACACAGAGAGCCACAAACCGCGCGCGCAGCCAGCTGCTCGACTCGATCCAGCACAGCACTACCTtgccgacgcggccgccgcctccgcctccgcctccgacgCCGGTGACGCCGACCGAGAGTCGAGTTGATGAGAGGAGGGATTTGGGAATGGATCGGGTTgcgtggggaggagaggggaggaggcgctGGCTGGCTGGCGGGTGGAGGACGAAGAGGAGGATGGGCCCCGGCCTGTCAGTGACACAGTGGGTAGGGGTGTTGACATCACCACGTGCTGACGTCTGGGCCGTTGATGGGGGCCTGCCTTGGAAATGGCGTGGACACGTGGCGACGCGCTCAGCCAGTGGTGTGCTGCCACCACTCTACCCCCTCATCACCAAACATATTTTACTGTACACTGCACTCCCAtcccatctcatctcatctcatctcatctcatgtgTAAGTACAACTACTCGGTTCTCTCGGTTTCACCTCTACCgaatttattctaaattttttctttaaaattctaacttttttatcacatcaaaacttctcTACACACAAtcttccaatttttccgtcacatcgtttcaatttcaaccaaactttcaattttagcgtgaactaaacacaccagcTCGGTTAATTTCTAGCTCGGTTTGAGAAGTCAATtcatattattcctttttatttGGGGTGTGTTTAGAAACTGcatttttaccttttttccCCCTCCTATTTGGTAGTATATGCTTTTGGGGATGAGGTGAGGACCAAATACCATTTCATTCACCAAAGCCAATCCAAACACACGTTTACAATggataaatttttaaataaaatactatcacaagcatatttttttttgtgtgagaaTGACAATGTGGGGGTCTGGACCAACATATGAGGCCTTGGCCCTTTAAGTGCCAGTGAACCATCATGTTTCTTAAATAAAACTGATTGAAACAGGTTAAATGTGGGCTAAGGTTTTGTGTGTGCGACAGTGTGAGGCAGAGGTAGTTTCACGTTGACGGTTAGGATGGCTCACTCAGATAACAATATACGGATTGTATCATTGCGGTTTCAGCcattaaaattttcaacttgattatgggattttttttcatagaagtttatttttcagcatttacttttggatcgctaagaacatgtgtatagaagttttattcacaaattaatgTTTATTTATAAATAGAGATAATTCAAAAAATGCTATTGACAAGCATCCAAATCCCAGAAATACCATCGACAAGTATaagttccaagaaatgccatcttACAAAtgactttgtcccaaaaatgccatcgccgttagggttccatTCATTCCACGATATTAAAATTctataggatgaacagtgtatttaacgGCGCAAAATGGATAGAACCCTAATGACGATGGTATTTTTAggacaaaatcgtttgtatGATGATATTTCTTAGAATTTACACTTGTCGATGATATTTCTTAGAACTCacatttcttggattatctctTATAAATATGCTATTTGAAATATGCCAACCGATGAGGCTGCAGAATTCTCGGATGGAGCAACCACTCATT
This window encodes:
- the PP2C53 gene encoding protein phosphatase 2C 53 isoform 1 (isoform 1 is encoded by transcript variant 1); the encoded protein is MEDLALPAAPPAPTLSFTLLAAAAAVAEAMEEALGAALPPLTAPVPAPGDDSACGSPCSVASDCSSVASADFEGFAELGTSLLAGPAVLFDDLTAASVAVAEAAEPRAVGATARSVFAMDCVPLWGLESICGRRPEMEDDYAVVPRFFDLPLWMVAGDAAVDGLDRASFRLPAHFFAVYDGHGGVQVANYCRKRIHAVLTEELRRAEDDACGSDLSGLESKKLWEKAFVDCFSRVDAEVGGNAASGAPPVAPDTVGSTAVVAVVCSSHVIVANCGDSRAVLCRGKQPLPLSLDHKPNREDEYARIEALGGKVIQWNGYRVLGVLAMSRSIGDKYLKPYIIPVPEVTVVARAKDDDCLILASDGLWDVMSNEEVCDAARKRILLWHKKNAATASTSSAQISGDSSDPAAQAAADYLSKLALQKGSKDNITVVVIDLKAHRKFKSKA
- the PP2C53 gene encoding protein phosphatase 2C 53 isoform 2 (isoform 2 is encoded by transcript variant 2) — its product is MPWSRDFSTFLCGWLPATRQSTASTGPPSAFQPISSPSTMATVANYCRKRIHAVLTEELRRAEDDACGSDLSGLESKKLWEKAFVDCFSRVDAEVGGNAASGAPPVAPDTVGSTAVVAVVCSSHVIVANCGDSRAVLCRGKQPLPLSLDHKPNREDEYARIEALGGKVIQWNGYRVLGVLAMSRSIGDKYLKPYIIPVPEVTVVARAKDDDCLILASDGLWDVMSNEEVCDAARKRILLWHKKNAATASTSSAQISGDSSDPAAQAAADYLSKLALQKGSKDNITVVVIDLKAHRKFKSKA